From Arachis hypogaea cultivar Tifrunner chromosome 3, arahy.Tifrunner.gnm2.J5K5, whole genome shotgun sequence:
TCGTTCAAGTTAACAAACAAATTGACTTAATTTCCATAGTGGTCCCTTAGATTCACGACTTTCACCATTTTAGTCCCTCATATTCAAAATACACTATGCTGATCCTCGAGATCCAATTCCAGGCACCATATTGGTCCCTAAACGCTTTTCAATATTGAATCAACAAATGAAATGTTGAACTAGCTCTAACCTACCACGCTAGACACATGGTTAAATAGCGTCTTTTCTTTTTAGCACTTAAATAAGGCAAAAAAAAATGGTCGTTTTGGAGAATGAAAGGAGATATAATAATTTACACATCATAtaaactcttcttctttttctcatttttgccTTGTTTAAATGCTAAAACGAAACGACGTTGTTTAGCCATACATCCAGTATGGCAACTTAGAGCCAATTCAGCACTTAACTCGCTAATTCAGTATTAGAAATGGTTTAGAGACTAATATGGTGCCCAAACTAAATCTCGGGACCAGTACTGATAATTTTGAATTTGAGGGACTAAAATGGTAAAAGTTGTGAATTTGAGGGATCACTCTGAGGATCTGGACCAAACAAATCAAGCAACAGCAACAACCAAGTTCAGCAACAGCAACACACTTTTAGCAACACCAAAATCAAAATGAATCAACAACAGCAGCAATATCCACAAAATAAATTAACAGAAATTTTAGATTTAACAACAATTCAACAATAATCACTGCAACTTCAgatccaaaatcaacaacaactaaaaattaaaaaaaaaataaaaaaaatgacgttcatattcttaaaaaaaaaaaggaagaacagAAAAAGGAGGAAGGAAGTGACGGTGTGGTGCGGGAACCTACTGCCATCAACCTTTGGCCGCCACTGCCCTCAGTGCGCCCCTCCTTCTTCTtcccattcttcttcctcttcctttcaACTACCCCCACCGTTGCCGTCTGTTGAAAGCCAACAACCACTACAAGCGCCACCTCTCCCTTCCCATAACATGTCACAGCGCTGCCTCTTCAAACCTGCACCCTCCGATCTCTCAAAACTATTGCCCACCACCTTCGATTTCTGGACGAGGATAAATTCGAAGGCCTCTCCATTGAACACCCTTCCTCTAATCTTAATGCTTTCCAGTTTTCACTTCAATTCTACTTCCCTCTCACCCTTTTAAATGCTCTCTGcctcttgttttttatttttattttataattttttttagttaaacgtAATTTGGTGAGGGAGtagaaatctaaaaaaaaaaaaagagaaaaattcggtgatgatgatgattgatgaaagGGATTGGGGTTAGTAGGAATGGGGAGAGGATTTTTTTGAAGgtaaaattatgataaaaatattatttatggacaaaaggacaattttataatatttttttgtaacgttgataataattttaatacaaaaaaaattgaaacaattttaattttaacccaaAATTTTAAGgacgaaaaaaatacttaacctaaaatttttcaaaatattcagTCTACCTAAGTTCTTCCCAACACTCGTCCAATTTTTTGCCTTCCGTGGCACGTTACacgagaaatatatatatattttttatatttatattttaatatatattttatatccatAGCTAAATTTTGTGACTAATTTTGATTTACACATATTCATTCATGTGTTTAACTTTTGTCATATTATTTTGTGTAGATGATTGAGTTATGATGTTTTTTGACTAAGAATTATATATCACCACACACTATCATTCATTCTTAATATAATTTCAGGTCATTATACGGTACAGATTTTATACAGATTTAATTTGTGATTATTTTAAAAGACACGTGTTAGTTTTCATAAGTGGACTAGTGATGTTGGGAAAGTTTGGGATGTTAAGTTGTTAACAATGTTCTATTTATTGTATAATTAAACCGTAATAAAATAGATGGAGTTAGGTAATTTTAACTTTGTGACTGTCGGTGTGTAGTTACAATATTAATGAAGAGTTGAATTGTGGAATCACAAGGAATCTTTCTACttctttaatattttcattaaaacaaaaattaaaaaatggttTTACAAGTTATGCATTCTTCATTGAtttttaaaggtttaattattctgttagtttctatcgttttaccaaatttttaattaggtccctatatatatttttttttaattgggtccctatactataattttattttcaatttaattcttaCCGTGacaaaaatgtttaaaataacaaaatattccattaaaaaaataaatattctcattgttaaaattaaaaaccaaattaaagagactttaatttttttaaaattccaaAATACCCTTTCACATTGCACCGCACTCATACCTTGTCCTATGTTCTTCGTTGAGCTTCCCTGTCGCCGCGTTTCCTCCGCTTGGCATCCGTCGCTGGTCGTCTGCCGTCACTTATCGTAACCCTGGTGTGTTCCACTACTCGCAGAATGCCACGCCGCTCCTCCATCGCCATTCCCTTCGCCTCCCTTTCGCTCGCGTTCGTCGTCGCCATTCCCTTCGCTTATTCACACGCGTTTGTCATCGCCGTCCCTTTTGTTGGCATCCCGTCGCTGCGCCGTCCCCATTGAATTTGATgtgagtttgtttgatttttttgtttcaacTTCTATTTCTGTTTATGTTTGATTCTCTCTGTtcctgtttcttttcttgtttgaatgtgagtttgttaaatttttttgaatgaacatttgtttaatttgtttaattattttgttcctGTTTAATACCTCCTGTTTGATTATCTTCTTGTTTCTATTTGCtgaatttgtttaatttgtttaattgttcatattttctaattttgtttaattgtcagatttatctttgaattttgtttaatGTTCCCCATCCATCTTCTGTTACAATTGCTCTCGAAAAAGGTATGCTTCATCTAACTTATAAAAccactttttttgttttaatgttattttttgaTGGTGctcatgtatgtatatatgttatTAAATCTTGTTgtagaatgatgaatgaatgctAATAAGTCATTTGACTTTGTTTGAGTGTTTTTATAGGATTTTAGCaagaaaaacatagataaactGGGACACGAAGTTTATGAGCCTTTGGATGTGATCTCTTCCCACCTCTGCATCTAATCTATGCTGAGAATCCTAGTGATTCTAGGAAGGTTAGTCACATGGAATGATTTAATCGTCtgctattaatttattatattttctacCTCTGACTATTAATTACATCCCTTAATCTCTTTGGCAAAGAATAGTCCTTACAAGAGGATTACTAATTAGTTAGTATTGGATtgatctatatatattatataaaagataattaagttgggTGGCAACATTATAAAAGCCATACTCTTTGATTAAGTAGCTTGTGATTCTAAATaagcaaaaacaaaaacacaGCATAATAAATTTTCTTTGGATTTTGCTTTTAAAGTTGTTTTGTATCTAATGCTTTGAAATTAATAATTTCTTGTTTAAGAAAATCTTTCCTTTCTTGATTCATGTATCAAATGGTTTTGATTGGTATTATCAAAACGTTTCCCCCACTCCACTATGGTCAATTTTTGATATAACCTCTAAAATGATCATTTTTGATATAATGGTTCAATTTGTGTGAtgattaatctttttttttctttttcaatctaGACATTGGTTCGGTACCAGTTACAGACATtgctctttcaaaaattttttcggCTCAGAAACCGACAGTTATCAATGTTATTGTTGATCCTTTGTTATTGTTGATCCCTATGCTGGTTCAGAGAATGAGAGGTTGCAACACaagaactaatttttaaattatctgtATTACACTAAAATTacgtttttttatggtttttgtttttaaatttcaaattttaataacaCAAATTATATAGTCTTGTGATTTTTATGGAGTACCATGATATGATAAAGACAAATTATATTCCATGAATCCACACAGATGTAAAATGTTATATGATCATAATGAATACTTGAATGATAGAAGctgaattttatatatacttattactactatttttgtttcattttatccattacttttttttgtatgttcttaagataaggtattttaaaaatcaagaaaaaagagaaggtatttttggtacaatttgtatatcaataagcaaaagaatgatagtgacaaaataaaagaGATTATAGGAATATTTTTCTTTTCGTAAAATCATTGAATAGGGATTATAGTAATATCTTtctttgaatatttataatttcatcgaattttcaattaggtccttatacttttttttttcttttcaattaggtccctaagggtatacaagtaatttcacaattcactaacatttttttgacgtttaacgttaacaagaactaaattgaaaaaaaaaataatgtatagggacccaattaaaaagaaaaaaagtataagaatctaattaaaaattcggtaaaactatagggacctgcagaataattaaatcatttttaaaagaaatacttATTTcagttaaaaataaaagtaatattccttaattataattaaaattatttcctGTAGTATATGTTAAATAATCTGTTTGATAATAAAGGACATAAATAAATtctagattttataaaaaaatttaaattgttagaatatattctttaatttttttgttagtaaTATATCATATAACTgtgtataataattaaaaaagtttatttatactttacaatcaattttttttagaggATAAACGaaataaatatgtaaaaaaattggAATATCAAAACTGgaaactattttatttatttattatcactaaattataatttaatattttgatgttatgggtaaaaataattcattatttaataGATTATAACCAAGTTAAAAGTGAATCTTAAACcttgattaaataaaaaatattagactcTTGTATTAAAAAGGGTActgtaaaaattataaaatatgaatCAACAAAAGTAAtattattgatttgaaaaaaaaatatactataagAATGCTCTCCTTATTGCTAAACCACgatatttcttattattttatatgctaattattaataatatagtaaaattatataataattttttaaatattattttaattttacatttacttatatttaaattaattattttttttattattcataattattaatataaatattattaaatatgtataaaaaaaataaaaaaattttattaattacaatatagttatttttttataattatatgatatttattaatattattttttaataaatacatatagtatataacaatatagtttaatataaaaaaaatttaaaaacttttatcatgaaaaattctaaaattttatatacttatttaacaATAACCGGATTATAACTTattgattataatttgttgaagcataattgtttttaaaatattagttaagatatgtattttaaattttaattttagatttttgactattttatattttttatttatataaaatcggTTCAACCAATTTAACTAACGACTCATCGATTATTGGTTCAATTCTTATAACTATTTTAACAATCCTATCATTTAACAACATAGATCACTTGATAATAAggtgtttaattttaaaaaacttctATATTGAAGAGTTAGAAATCAATActtctaaaaaaatttacaaaatttacTATTAATAATAAACCGATAACAAATGCCTTTTGTGATACTTTTTAGATAAATTCTTTTTGTTAAGCTTAGAAATACATAATAATGATAAGAGGAATGTTAGGGGGCTTTGTAACCattaattggccatcaatagtatttttaatggtgtgagattatatctaatagtgaaaaatcactcacttttattttgatggttaagtaccggccagaaaacacaaaagttgctggtctCATAGACTTTTCCttatagaaatatttttaaaagtgtggTTGTTGATTGTGAACattaaaaagtaataaattttataatttagtttgaattttaaaattttatccctAATTAATTATgagatatataaattaatatcaaTCAATTAATACAAATATTTAGCATAATCCTATctacttagttcttttaatcaaATGCTTAACTAACTAATggtattaaaatattttgataagatATTTCTCTAACTTACATCACTCTTGTATCATCATATACATGTGTCACTTAGATTGTGActaaaatggaatctctataatAAAATCTGTATAAATTTAGATGTGTACATTATAATTGACCATAATTTTATTGTTCACTTAACGTACGTGCAATAGTATCTGCCTGCTACATATGGTACGTACCAATAATAACACAAAATCTATAGAATGGATTCGGTGGGTATAAACATATCACGTAAATACAAACACATTTTTCATCATTAAAGTATGTGCGGCCACATTAACTTGAAACCAGCTATGTCATTTTTGTTTAGATATATATGGGGACCACACCTGAATTAGCATGAGATAAAGATTGATGCTATATGCGGAGAAAAAGGGATGGATAAGATAAACATATATATTGATGCTGTCTTCGATCATTATATATGTAAAAAGCTTTTAGAAATTCTGAATCCAGAATCAGAGCCACTTGTTGCATTGCAACGTCGGTGATATAGCGTTCCAAATGATTACAATTGTGTGTTGTAATAATGTTGTATACATAGTCAAATAATTAGTTGCTCAACAAAGAGTAAATTGTAGTAACATTACTCCATAAGTCCATATAGTTACGAATTTACGATGAAATAAGTCTTCCTTCCTTCGTCAACCATAAAGAATTGTGGCACGACAAGCAATTATTGATCCGTGAATTTCATGATTGAGGAAGATAAAGTCTACAAATGTATTCAAATTGGTAACTATATATCATTGATATtagatatatactaaaattaattattaaaataatttattaatataaaatatatattaaaaataaattattatatttatatttatatataaatattataattaattttaatatataaataatatttttaattaaatatagctAATAatcaatcaatttaaatttatctaCCTAAATAAATAtcgataatttaaataaaatttaaattttttatcaaactAAAAAATACGGTAAACAACCAAAATAAATATAGCTAATAGACTTGCACACGCGGCTCTATTAAATGTCTAGTGCCGTTTTAGAAAGGCCTAACTAATTAGACTTTTTTTCAACTAacgaaaaatttatatataatttatttttcaaccaaataaaaagaaaaaaagaacaaaatttatTAAACCTTAGGTTTAAAAGttctaaaaatattagttaaGAGAATTAGATAtaagaaaatttgatttttctaatgcgttcaattcaaaaaaataaaagaaacatatttaatttatatttctaatataaattaaatatgatttttttaaaagaaaaaaaaaccatgaTTCATGATTTGCAATTCTCCAACTAAACTTCTGAACAATTGAAATTTGGAAACGTTTTATGCATGTAACGAGTGCGTGTGGATAAACCAAACAAGacgaaattttttaataaatggtTATTAATATCATTTGGTTAAAAggacataattttttaaaaattatctatatttaaaatattgtatTTATTGGTTAAAAAAACACAATTCTTAAAGAATTATGTATATTTAAAACATTGTATTTATTAACAATAGACACAATTATTTGTATATGTAGCAAATTATAATTATTACgtacaatatgtataaatatgtCTTTCTCCATTATTTCAAACATACAAGTATTAACTGTACATTTTACTCAATTATTAagagatttattttgttaaagagagttaaaaaaattttaatattactaattaaaaaattcttaagttttattatattttaagagAGTATTATCATCAAATCTATAGTAAATAGGGACTCTTTAAAGAAAGCGATAAAATTGTGTCTCCAAACCAAAacacaattaaatttttatcatgTTCCATCTTCGTATACCCAAcactttttgtctttttttttttgggggaatGCCAACTTTTTATTGGGTCAATGGGGTTCTGATGTTAGAATAGAAGAGCTACCCCAACTTGACAACAAATTTCTTAACAAATCAACTTGAGTGTATGTCCAATAACACTTGATTTCAGCCCACACTTTTGATCGTGCAAGGATTTTGAGACTTGTGAGATCTTGCAAAggcatttttttttattacatgtGTGGGGAAAGGCCCAACTAAAACAAAATAAGGAAAACACATatagaaaaggacaaatagatcCCTAATTATTTGGTCTTTGGACATTTAAATTcctaaagatttaaaaatatatttaagtaccTGACCTTTTCAAAATATAGACATATCGATCCCTGAGTTTAATTtgtccaattttaaaaattttttcatgtGTGCATTTGTATCAACCATATCAGATTTTTCTGTTGAGTCTGACAAACCCAAGTGAACATAAGGGATCGATAAGTCTAGATTTTGAAAAGGTCAATAATTTAAATGAACATGAGTGATTGATaagtctaaattttaaaaagatcaaggacttaaatatattttcaaattatcgAAAACCTAAATGTTTGCGGATCAAAAGATCAATGACTATTTGTCCTTTTCTGTCGGACACAAAATTTCGTCTAGTCTGTGGAGTGATATGAAGCCCAATTTTGAATAAGCAAACGCAGATGGAATGAATTCACTCAAAAGTCAAAGATCTAGGTGAGAGGAATTCATGAGGCAGCCACACATTACTAACTAGCTATCAATTTACACTTGCAATACTATCATGTACTCTTGGTCTTGGCAAATATATTTGTTTCAACTTTGAACGTGAACTAGTGCAAGCTGCTAGTGCTTCCTATACTGGATTCCTACTAAGAGTGTGAATGCGTGATGCAAATCATGCAATCTTATTGGGTAGAGTCATAGTGATAATTTTACATtgataattaactaactaactaacaaacatCACATGCCATTGATCCTCTCAATAACAGTTATAACACCCTGACCACCAAGCTTACCATCACCATTAGCAACCATACTCTGAAAAATCTGCTTACAGATGGCAGCACCAGGAAGCACAACACAAGATTCATCATCACCACCTTCAACAACATCCACACCCATTCCCAAATCCTTAACCTGATACTCAGCATAACCACCTGGCCTGAAATCTCTCCCAATCATCCTCCCAGCGAAAAGCTCCATCGCCTTCGAGCCCGCCGCGCCTTCCCTAACCGCCTCAACGAACTTCTCCAGATCCAGCCCCACGCGCTTCGCGAACACCAAACCCTCACTTATCCCAACCAGGTTCCCTCCTATCGTGATCTGGTTCGCGATCTTGCAGCTCTGTCCGCACCCCGCGCCTCCCATGTACGTTGCTTTTCCCATCACCGAGAACAACGGTTGCAGCCATTCCACCACGTCGCGATCTCCGGCCGCGAAGATCGCCAGTTTTCCGTCCCTGGCGCCGATGTCGCCGCCGGAGACCGGCGCGTCGACGGACCAGGACGAGCGTTGTCGTGCGGCGGAGAAGATCTGGCGGGCGAGGTCCGGGTGGGAGCTGGTGGTGTCGACGGTGACGGAGTTAGGGTTTAGGGAAGAGATGATGGAGTGAGGGCCGTCGAGGTAGAGGGAGCGGACGTCGGAGGGGTGACCGACCATGGTGAAGAGAATGTTGGAGGATTGGGAGAGGGCGGAGATGGAAGGGGAGAGGGTTGCGCCCTTTGATTGGAGAGAGAGGGAGTTTGGGTTGGATGGGTCGCGTGCGTAGAAAGAGAGGTTGTAGCCGGCTGAGATGAGGCGGGAGGCCATAGCGGCGCCCATAACTCCGATTCCGATGAATCCAATTCTGGTCTTCGATGGATCAATGGGCATCGGGTACGGCGTTCCCATTTTCTTTGGTACCGAGTGAAGATGCTCGTCAGACTGGAGTGCGCACTGGCCACTCTGGTGTGTTTTGGATGCTCTTCTAATTTCGCACTTGTTAACAAGAAAGGTTAGAAGGCTGTTAAAAGTAttgtttttttcttctattaattAGTTTTGGAAGAAGAAACAAAATTACAACTGAAAGTTCATATGCAATAGACTGGATAGTAATACACTTGAATTATTTAATGAGTCACGTGTGCACACTAATTATACATTCTGACGGACATAATTACCATTTCGGCCATCAGCATGTGATGTGGTTAGTTTGAGTGGACACTTGGTTCTATTTTGTCTTTATTGGCACGTTCAGATTTAGTGAGCTGGCCATTTAGTGTcaactcaaaaaaaatattttattttaatgattaattaggTAAAATTAAGGCTGAAACCCTTCGTTCTCTTTTATTGAATTATGAACCTTCAAGGTTTTCTTGGTGTTTAATGTAACATAGTTTGCACGTTGAGAGAGTTAGAGAGTCCTAGCAGAGAGGCAATGACATTGCTCTGAAGTGGTGACTCAGTTGATCGTTGGAGGAGTACTCGAGAAAGGCAACCCACACCACCAACAGCAACGGTAGTCAGGGACGATCTAAAGGTAACATCTTTTGAACTTTCCATTGTACCTATGATGATCAAACATGCTATTTGATCTTTGTTTAGTTACTAGTTTGTGGTTGTCCAAAAAAAATGATGGTTTTACTGGGTTTAGTTGTGGTTATGAAGGTTTTATTTTTCTTCGTAGATGTCAAGTCACATCACGCTAGTGTATCACCACGGGGGGAGGTTGGAGAGAAATTCAAAAGGGGTTACAGTATACAACTGTGGTCAAGTATCATTAATACTTAGAGTCAATGTGGATACGCTGAACCTGTTTTTCATGGAGGGATTGTTCAAGGATTTGGGATATATTCACTGGAAGGATTTTTACTGGAAAAAACCTGATGCCGGAGGTGGTGTTGCTCTTAAGCTACTTAGGCTTGATAGAGATGTGGTGAACATGTATGAGGATGCAATTACAAATGATGATAGGGTGGTACATGTGTATTGAGAGCATACGGTAGACATTCCAACTGAGGTTGAGGTGGTTGACGTAGATGCAGAAGAGGTCCCTAGCCCTAAAACAGAACCA
This genomic window contains:
- the LOC112734304 gene encoding probable 3-hydroxyisobutyrate dehydrogenase-like 2, mitochondrial, whose translation is MGTPYPMPIDPSKTRIGFIGIGVMGAAMASRLISAGYNLSFYARDPSNPNSLSLQSKGATLSPSISALSQSSNILFTMVGHPSDVRSLYLDGPHSIISSLNPNSVTVDTTSSHPDLARQIFSAARQRSSWSVDAPVSGGDIGARDGKLAIFAAGDRDVVEWLQPLFSVMGKATYMGGAGCGQSCKIANQITIGGNLVGISEGLVFAKRVGLDLEKFVEAVREGAAGSKAMELFAGRMIGRDFRPGGYAEYQVKDLGMGVDVVEGGDDESCVVLPGAAICKQIFQSMVANGDGKLGGQGVITVIERINGM